In the Lepidochelys kempii isolate rLepKem1 chromosome 4, rLepKem1.hap2, whole genome shotgun sequence genome, CATAGATTAGATGAGATATATTTATCTAGAGCAATAGACAGTGAGATCTATCTAAAGCTGTACAGATATAGCTACAAAATTTGCTGGGCTAAGAGGATGGCAAGATGAAGTTGGCTTCCcaggaagaaacaaaaataaacaggGCAGGTTGAAATGTTTTCATCAAagcattttcttttaatgaaaatggctttttgacaaGAAGAGAAAAttgtcattttgatttaaatgttttgttcttgccaaataaataaataaagatccGTTTGGGCATGTttgagggtttgtgtgtgtgtgtttgccctTGCCCCCTTCTTTTccattgggggaaaaaagctgGAATGTAGAGGAAGGAGGATGAAAATCTCCATTTCAAACATAAAACTTACACACACAAGCAAAATTCAaatggaagggatttttttttcatttccttcaGAGAAATACACAATTTTTTTGAGCAGTTGCTGCTCAAAACATGAATCAGCAGCCACTGCTCAGGCTGCAGTTAATTCACTTTGCTGcaaatgtttggggggggggggaatagttgTTAAAATGCAAGATAAACATAATGGAAAGCAAATATTTCCTGTGTACAGTAGGAACTAGCTTCGGAACCATTCCAGGTCACTGCCCTACCATAACGTatggaggcaggaggggaaggctCATTAGAAACAAATCACTCATTAGAAACAAATTAGGggggatagctctgtggtttgagcattggcctgctaaacccaggattgtgagttcaatccttgagggggccatttgggatctggggcaaaaattggggatgggtcctgctttgagcagggggttggtctacatgacctcttgaggtcccttccaaccctggtattctatgactGGAAACGAGACTTGGGTTTATCAGTGGGGGAAGCGACTGTATAAACAAGCCCCCAAGCGATGCCGCGACATTTTAACCACAAACTGCTGTTTCTAAGTCTTGCAAAAAAGCTTATAGCATAGGGGGTGATTTCCTAGTCGCGCAGTAGCCCTGCCCAAGTGCCTTTCTCCTGCCCTATACTTTTGGGGGGCTGGATCTTGGAAGGCAGTGCTGCCTACCTAGGCTTGAGCTCCAGCAcctggctgcagagggaggggggagctggctAAAAAGGAAGGCAGGACGATAACTGGGGGtacagggagaaggggaggggtggatgggaagcagcagggctgggagctcccGGCAGAACGGGGAGGAGCTGAGAGAAGCagggggctgtttggggaggtggcCATGCTGGCAGCGCCAGGTAGGGGGGTTAGGGAGGAAAGGGGGCTGCCGGGCGCAGGGGGctaaggggtggagggagggggctccTGGGTGCAGGCTAATGGGCAGGGGCCGCTAGCGGGAGCCTGGCAAGCCCAGGGTCCGTCTCCCAGCCTGTCAtcagcccccttctcccccccccgggggggggggctgttcccCCAGAGGGGCTCGGGACCGCTCTGCCTAAGGAGGCTGGGTCAGGCCCCGGGAGCCAACCCGCGGCAGGAGCCTGGCGCTGGGCTCGATCCTGCGACTCCCTCCCCTGGAGTCTGAGCCCAGTGGCTCTGGCGGGAGAGGATTCCAGCCATTTGCTGCCCCCTAGCGTCGGACAGGGGGTCTGTGTGCCGCCTCGCGGAGCGCCGGCTCGGAGCGGCTGCCGCAGGGGGTAGCGGGCTATATCTAGCGGTGCGGTTGCCTCTTTCTTTAAAAGTGCCCCGGCGTGGCTCCTTGCCCCAGCGCTTGCCCGGCAGAGAAGGCGCCGTTTGCATCCTCCTGGCGTGGCGCTGGAACGGATCCTCTTGATGCCAAGCTCCGGGATCCTTTTTCTTTCCAAAGTAAcaactccctcctcttcctcctgctccttcaGCATCCCGCCCCCGCCCCGATCAGCAAGGGGACGCAACAGGAGCGTCAGGAGGGGTTTGGAGAACTGAGCTGCTTCTTGCCACCACCCCCGGGAAGCGAGGCACAGTCCCCGCTtcctcgctctctctctctctctctctggctcagccCTGCCACCCTTTGAATGCAAAGTTTGAGCATCCGAGGAGCTGGTACTTTCCGCCCCTCCCTCCCGCTTAGATCTGGATTTTCCTTCCTGCCTCCTGgactgggaagggaggggaggatggGCGTGAAATTTACAAGCGGGCTCTCGTTGCATCCGTCCGGCCAACTCCTGCATCCTCAAGCGATGCATCTTCTTGGATGAAGGCGAGCACAGGGGTCCCCCACGCTCTTCGTTTCCttttgctccccccaccccccccccccccacacacacacccatcgcTTGCCCGTGTGGGGTGGGCTGGAAAGGGGGTGGCTGAGCtccagcctcctggctggggactTGACTGGGGGTGCGGGGCAGTGAGTGGGGGAGGAAGAAACTCTTTGCGGTGCAAGGGAGGGCGGAGCGGGGAGCATGCCCGGCGTCCCTTTCACGGCGGAGCCATCCTCCATGGAGACCGGACCCTTCTAAAATGACTTTCCCTGATCTGATCAATGCCAGCTTGAATGGGAACCGGACGGGACAGGGCAGCGCGAACCGGTCctggagggagtgggggctgcCGGGGGAGGAAGCGGAGACCAATGGCACCTCCCTGCCTTTGGCCCTGGATCTCCAGGCGGTGGGCGTAGGGGTCTTCCTGGCCCTCTTCATCCTTTCGGCCATCGTGGGCAACATCCTGGTGATCCTCTCGGTGGCCTGCAACCGGCACCTGCAGACGGTCACCAACTACTTCATCGTCAACCTGGCCATCGCGGACCTGCTGCTCAGCACCACCGTCCTGCCCTTCTCGGCCACCCTGGAGGTGCTGGGCTCCTGGGCTTTCGGGCGCATCTTCTGCGACATCTGGGCGGCGGTGGATGTCTTGTGCTGCTCCGCCTCCATCATGAGCCTGTGCATCATCTCGGTGGACAGGTACATCGGGGTCAAGTACTCCCTCAAGTACCCCGCCATCATGACCGAGAAGAAGGCGCTGGTGATCCTCGGGGTGGTCTGGCTCTCCTCCATGATCATCTCCATCGGGCCCCTGCTGGGATGGAAGGAGCCGCCTCCCCCGGACGAGAGCATCTGCAGCATCACCGAGGAGCCGGGCTAtgccctcttctcctccctcttctccttctACCTGCCTCTCATGGTCATCCTGGTGATGTACTTCAGGGTCTACGTGGTGGCCCGGCGGACCACCAAGAGCCTGGAGGCGGGGGTCAAGAAGGAGAGGGGCAAGTCCATGGAAGTGGTGCTGAGGATCCACTGTCGCAGCGTGGCGGAGGACTCGCTCTCCAGCTCCCGGGGCAAAGGGCACACCTTCAGGAGCTCGCTTTCCGTGCGCCTCCTGAAGTTCT is a window encoding:
- the ADRA1D gene encoding alpha-1D adrenergic receptor translates to MTFPDLINASLNGNRTGQGSANRSWREWGLPGEEAETNGTSLPLALDLQAVGVGVFLALFILSAIVGNILVILSVACNRHLQTVTNYFIVNLAIADLLLSTTVLPFSATLEVLGSWAFGRIFCDIWAAVDVLCCSASIMSLCIISVDRYIGVKYSLKYPAIMTEKKALVILGVVWLSSMIISIGPLLGWKEPPPPDESICSITEEPGYALFSSLFSFYLPLMVILVMYFRVYVVARRTTKSLEAGVKKERGKSMEVVLRIHCRSVAEDSLSSSRGKGHTFRSSLSVRLLKFSREKKAAKTLAIVVGVFILCWFPFFFVLPFGSFFPSLKPSDMVFKIIFWLGYFNSCVNPIIYPCSSKEFRRAFVRLLKCQGHRHRRPIWRVYDNHWHATSMSSSERDCDRDMGPRITALNSSFILNSIPQERTPKRRTLSFKGWKMVTAFQKPSSTQLKEKMNSLSNKIRGGSCKGGMTAAYKMEVESVSIGIPNDFTEAIDYQVYDLPDCCGLRETDI